The following are from one region of the Phycisphaeraceae bacterium genome:
- a CDS encoding alpha/beta fold hydrolase yields MSDPFEQNPPPPPTGRFAQLPSSLARQARFETLAKGPTEGVPALLAHPDWQSPAPVVLWMHGRTVNKELDPGRYLRWIRSGIAAVALDLPGHGERFSADLNKPENTLHIVAQMLDEIDHVVDALRDPAWNGAFDLDRLAIGGMSAGGMVTLRRLGSAHEFKAAAVESTAGDFSLMRFYDQRYPRDLIERLDPIRHVDGWSATPLLALHSEADEWVPAQSVRNLFGALESRYAALGADPRDLLTLRTWPVTGAPNEHSGFGKVANDAKNAQVEFLTRWLLPNR; encoded by the coding sequence GTGAGCGACCCGTTCGAGCAGAATCCCCCTCCCCCACCCACCGGACGGTTCGCGCAGCTGCCCTCCTCGCTTGCCAGACAGGCGCGCTTCGAGACGCTCGCGAAGGGGCCGACCGAGGGCGTTCCGGCGCTCCTCGCCCACCCGGACTGGCAGTCGCCAGCGCCGGTCGTGCTCTGGATGCACGGGCGCACCGTGAACAAAGAACTCGATCCCGGCCGCTACCTGCGCTGGATCCGCTCCGGCATCGCGGCGGTCGCGCTCGATTTGCCGGGGCACGGCGAGCGCTTCAGCGCCGACCTGAACAAGCCCGAGAACACGCTGCACATCGTCGCGCAGATGCTCGACGAGATCGACCACGTCGTCGATGCGCTCCGCGACCCGGCGTGGAACGGGGCGTTCGACCTCGACCGTCTGGCGATCGGCGGGATGAGCGCAGGCGGCATGGTCACGCTGCGCCGGCTCGGTTCGGCGCACGAGTTCAAGGCGGCGGCGGTCGAGAGCACCGCGGGCGACTTCTCGCTGATGCGCTTCTACGACCAGCGCTACCCGCGCGACTTGATCGAGAGGCTCGATCCGATCAGGCACGTCGATGGATGGAGCGCCACCCCCCTGCTCGCGCTCCATAGCGAGGCGGACGAATGGGTGCCGGCGCAGTCGGTGCGCAACCTCTTCGGCGCGCTCGAGAGCCGCTACGCCGCGCTGGGCGCCGACCCGCGCGATCTGCTGACGCTCAGGACCTGGCCGGTCACGGGCGCGCCCAACGAGCACTCCGGATTCGGGAAGGTCGCCAACGACGCGAAGAACGCGCAGGTCGAGTTCCTGACCCGGTGGCTGCTGCCGAACCGGTGA
- a CDS encoding cupin domain-containing protein, with protein sequence MLIRNIDEVQTKPVQMDGVKGVTMAMMVGRDDGAPNFALRQFKVEPGGNTPRHSHDYEHEVYIIDGDGTAMLEGQENPIRSGDVLYVPADKLHQFKAGARGLRFLCLVPVSRNCGDPTPGS encoded by the coding sequence ATGCTGATCCGCAACATCGACGAAGTGCAGACCAAACCCGTCCAGATGGACGGTGTGAAGGGCGTCACGATGGCCATGATGGTCGGTCGAGACGACGGCGCCCCGAACTTCGCGCTCCGCCAGTTCAAGGTCGAGCCGGGCGGGAACACCCCCCGGCACAGCCACGACTACGAGCACGAGGTCTACATCATCGACGGCGACGGGACCGCCATGCTCGAAGGGCAGGAGAACCCCATCCGCAGCGGCGACGTGCTCTATGTCCCGGCCGACAAACTGCATCAGTTCAAGGCCGGGGCCCGGGGGCTCCGATTCCTTTGTCTGGTGCCGGTCTCGCGGAACTGCGGCGACCCGACGCCCGGAAGTTAA
- a CDS encoding MFS transporter has product MLSRLNPFRGLPNPREVWGWGMFDLANQSFAILINTLFFPIYFQLVIVGDEGKGRLLWGAAAAGANLLVVLLGPILGAVADYTRGKKRVLMFTWLGCVLALLLLSRAGEGMVVYAIACFAFATVCYAAGENLVASLLPDIADARRMARVSSLGWTMGYVGALLVLPLAILVAGPGDPSPSEYRSIVVLAALWFFVGALPTFLFVRERANGAPATPSGANLVATGFTRFFETVGDAARFRNVFRFLAAFLVYACGVQVIIYFAGIIAKNDFGFEGFKLALFFLQITVTAGIGAFGVGWMQDRVGRKRALLITLGVWIVAALGALAMPRTPAFEWAFWTIGNLIGLGLGAIGAGSRSFFALLTPLHKSAEFFGLWGSAYKSAAVVGPLLYGVIAGTVGPRVALGAVLVFFVAGFVLLLRVDERSGRRDAIRAQRRDGWKSVEPADLAASARA; this is encoded by the coding sequence GTGCTTTCGCGCCTGAACCCATTCCGTGGCCTGCCCAACCCGCGCGAGGTGTGGGGCTGGGGCATGTTCGACCTCGCGAACCAGTCGTTCGCGATCCTCATCAACACCCTCTTCTTCCCGATCTACTTTCAACTCGTCATCGTCGGGGATGAGGGAAAGGGGCGCCTGCTGTGGGGAGCGGCGGCGGCGGGCGCGAACCTGCTCGTGGTCCTGCTCGGCCCGATCCTCGGCGCCGTCGCCGATTACACGCGCGGGAAGAAGCGCGTGCTGATGTTCACCTGGCTCGGCTGCGTCCTGGCGCTCCTGCTGCTTTCACGCGCAGGGGAAGGCATGGTGGTCTACGCGATCGCGTGCTTCGCGTTCGCGACGGTCTGCTACGCCGCGGGCGAGAACCTGGTCGCCTCGCTGCTCCCCGACATCGCCGACGCGCGCCGCATGGCGCGGGTCAGCTCGCTGGGGTGGACGATGGGCTACGTCGGCGCGCTGCTCGTGCTGCCGCTGGCGATCCTCGTCGCCGGTCCGGGGGACCCGTCTCCGAGCGAGTACCGCTCGATCGTCGTGCTGGCGGCGCTGTGGTTCTTCGTCGGCGCGCTGCCGACGTTCCTGTTCGTGCGTGAGCGCGCGAACGGCGCCCCGGCGACGCCCTCGGGCGCCAACCTCGTCGCGACCGGCTTCACACGGTTCTTCGAGACCGTCGGCGACGCCGCCCGTTTCCGGAACGTGTTCCGCTTCCTGGCGGCGTTCCTCGTGTACGCGTGCGGCGTGCAGGTGATCATCTATTTCGCCGGGATCATCGCGAAGAACGACTTCGGCTTCGAGGGGTTCAAGCTCGCGCTGTTCTTCCTCCAGATCACCGTGACCGCCGGCATCGGCGCGTTCGGCGTCGGGTGGATGCAGGACCGCGTCGGGCGCAAGCGCGCGCTGCTGATCACGCTCGGGGTGTGGATCGTCGCGGCGCTGGGGGCGCTGGCGATGCCTCGCACGCCGGCCTTCGAGTGGGCGTTCTGGACGATCGGCAACCTGATCGGGCTCGGGCTCGGCGCGATCGGCGCCGGAAGCCGCTCGTTCTTCGCGCTGCTGACGCCCCTGCACAAGAGCGCCGAGTTCTTCGGGCTCTGGGGCTCGGCGTACAAGTCCGCCGCCGTCGTCGGCCCGCTGCTCTACGGCGTGATCGCCGGGACGGTGGGCCCGCGTGTCGCGCTAGGCGCTGTGCTCGTCTTCTTCGTGGCCGGGTTCGTGCTGCTGCTGCGCGTCGACGAGCGCAGCGGCCGGCGCGACGCGATCCGCGCCCAGCGCAGGGACGGGTGGAAATCCGTCGAGCCAGCGGACCTGGCGGCGTCAGCCCGCGCGTGA
- a CDS encoding MBL fold metallo-hydrolase has translation MTGSPATDAPLTLEMFTLGPWATNCYLVHTGAGGEGWVVDASFEPGAIARRARELGLAITRIVLTHAHVDHIAGLTELRNAFPDATVMLHADERDWLESPMLNLSEGAGIPVTSAPPDEPLKGGETLTLGQHSFRVLHTPGHSPGGITLHCADARVALVGDTLFAGSIGRHDFPTSDADALFDSIRRVLYALPDDTTALPGHGPSTTIGREKRTNPFVRADGVIA, from the coding sequence ATGACCGGTTCACCCGCCACAGACGCCCCGCTGACTCTCGAGATGTTCACTCTGGGCCCCTGGGCCACGAACTGCTACCTGGTGCACACCGGGGCCGGAGGCGAGGGGTGGGTGGTCGACGCCTCCTTCGAGCCCGGGGCGATCGCCCGACGGGCCAGAGAGCTGGGACTCGCGATCACCCGGATCGTCCTGACCCACGCCCATGTCGACCACATCGCCGGGCTGACCGAGCTCCGCAACGCCTTTCCCGACGCGACGGTCATGCTTCATGCCGACGAGCGGGACTGGCTCGAGAGCCCCATGCTCAACCTGTCCGAGGGCGCCGGCATCCCCGTGACGTCAGCTCCGCCCGACGAGCCGCTCAAGGGCGGCGAGACGCTCACCCTCGGGCAGCACTCGTTCCGCGTCCTGCACACGCCCGGGCACTCACCCGGCGGGATCACCCTGCACTGCGCAGACGCCAGGGTCGCGCTCGTGGGCGACACGCTCTTCGCGGGCTCCATCGGCAGGCACGACTTCCCCACCAGCGACGCAGACGCGCTCTTCGACTCCATCCGGCGCGTTCTCTATGCCCTGCCCGACGACACCACGGCCCTGCCCGGGCACGGCCCCTCGACGACGATCGGGCGCGAGAAGCGCACCAACCCCTTCGTGCGCGCCGACGGGGTGATCGCGTGA
- a CDS encoding phosphoglycerate kinase, with product MAKVTIDQLNVRGKRVLMRVDFNVPVSNGQISDDRRIQMALPSIRSVVERGGSVVLMSHLGRPKGDGYEEESSLKVCAERLSRLLGRPCAFPSTDCVDSAAANAAAALKPGEVMLLENLRHHKAETKGDPDFAEKLSAMGDVYCNDAFGAAHRAHASIVSVAKIMKEQGKPAASGLLMAKEIRYLSDAMQHPQRPFVAVVGGAKVSDKIPALLRLLDLTDTLLVGGAMAYTLMAALGKKVGDSRVEEDRLGDAKKILDHAAVAKCDLLLPTDHVCATQFAEHADEVKVFEGTIPEGWMGLDIGPATQARYAGIIEKAKTVVWNGPMGVFEWRKFAMGSETIADAMANATERNGAVTIVGGGDSAAAAEKFGVASRVSHVSTGGGASLEMLEGRAFESVSVLTDA from the coding sequence GTGGCGAAAGTGACGATCGATCAGCTCAATGTCCGCGGCAAGCGTGTCCTGATGCGCGTGGACTTCAATGTTCCCGTCTCGAACGGGCAGATCAGCGACGACCGGCGCATCCAGATGGCGCTGCCCTCGATCCGCAGCGTGGTCGAGCGTGGCGGGAGCGTGGTGCTGATGTCCCACCTGGGTCGCCCCAAGGGGGACGGGTACGAGGAGGAGTCCTCCCTGAAGGTCTGCGCCGAGCGGCTCTCGAGGCTGCTCGGGCGCCCGTGCGCGTTCCCCTCGACCGACTGCGTGGACTCTGCTGCCGCGAACGCGGCCGCGGCGCTCAAGCCGGGCGAGGTGATGCTGCTCGAGAACCTGCGCCACCACAAGGCCGAGACCAAGGGCGACCCTGATTTCGCCGAGAAGCTCTCCGCGATGGGCGACGTGTACTGCAACGACGCGTTCGGGGCGGCCCATCGCGCCCACGCGTCGATCGTCTCGGTCGCGAAGATCATGAAGGAGCAGGGCAAGCCGGCGGCGAGCGGGCTGCTGATGGCCAAGGAGATCCGCTACCTCTCCGACGCGATGCAGCACCCCCAGCGTCCCTTCGTGGCCGTGGTGGGCGGCGCCAAGGTCAGCGACAAGATCCCGGCCCTGCTGCGTCTGCTCGACCTGACCGACACGCTGCTGGTGGGCGGCGCGATGGCGTACACGCTCATGGCCGCGCTCGGCAAGAAGGTGGGCGACAGCCGCGTCGAGGAGGACCGCCTGGGCGACGCGAAGAAGATCCTCGACCACGCCGCCGTCGCGAAGTGCGACCTGCTCCTGCCGACCGATCACGTGTGCGCGACGCAGTTCGCCGAGCACGCCGATGAGGTGAAGGTCTTCGAGGGCACTATCCCCGAGGGCTGGATGGGCCTGGACATCGGCCCGGCGACGCAGGCCCGCTACGCAGGGATCATCGAGAAGGCGAAGACGGTCGTCTGGAACGGGCCGATGGGCGTCTTCGAGTGGCGCAAGTTCGCGATGGGCAGCGAGACGATCGCCGACGCGATGGCGAACGCGACCGAGCGGAACGGCGCGGTCACGATCGTCGGGGGGGGCGACAGCGCCGCCGCCGCCGAGAAGTTCGGCGTCGCGTCGCGGGTGTCGCACGTCTCGACGGGCGGCGGGGCGAGTCTCGAAATGCTCGAGGGGCGTGCGTTCGAGTCTGTGTCGGTGCTCACCGACGCGTGA
- a CDS encoding TlpA family protein disulfide reductase — MGRYTNVLLRSAALAIILAAGGAHAAPMPQADFDAAVKEYDDRFAEARKGGLKLDDAIAIQLEFTNRFPIADLTVAQLATLQQRGLITGYRPDPGLNRSEEAMRALDAHMKSAGPDAVKAHMLAADILSRAGEEQKPKVRDHVVAILKHPSLAEAARGEGFSTLWYLIAYELSAADRVALVPDLQDAAQRFPTDAAATSLSGLTVLYEAAASSDNPAFKDAAETLRVKAVDRLTAILADASPDTDTRMAKRELDNLVAAPKIASLVGSTAPELDFVWTTRGESLSSLADLRGKVVVLDFWATWCGPCVATFPQVRDLVAHYKGYPVEVVGVTSVQGATHFKAGAENAENPEQEYEQMTRYIDERDITWTVGFTTQNVFNPDYGVRGIPHVVILDPAGKIRHRALHPASPLSKKAALIDPILEEFGMSAPAAPVEPEAEPKGGN, encoded by the coding sequence ATGGGTCGATACACGAACGTCCTTCTCCGGTCCGCAGCGCTGGCGATCATCCTCGCGGCCGGCGGCGCGCATGCCGCCCCGATGCCCCAGGCCGACTTTGACGCCGCCGTCAAGGAATACGACGATCGGTTCGCAGAGGCGCGCAAGGGCGGGCTGAAGCTCGACGACGCGATCGCGATCCAGCTCGAATTCACGAACCGATTCCCGATCGCGGACCTGACGGTGGCGCAGCTCGCGACGCTCCAGCAGCGCGGGTTGATCACGGGCTATCGCCCCGACCCGGGCCTGAACCGTTCCGAGGAGGCGATGCGTGCGCTCGACGCGCATATGAAGAGCGCCGGACCGGACGCGGTGAAGGCGCACATGCTCGCCGCCGACATCCTGTCGCGCGCCGGCGAGGAACAGAAACCCAAGGTGCGCGACCACGTGGTCGCGATCCTCAAGCACCCGTCGCTCGCCGAAGCGGCGCGCGGTGAAGGGTTCAGCACGCTGTGGTACCTCATCGCGTACGAGCTGAGCGCCGCTGACCGGGTCGCGCTGGTCCCCGATCTGCAGGACGCGGCCCAGCGCTTCCCGACCGACGCGGCAGCGACCTCGCTTTCCGGCCTGACCGTGCTGTACGAGGCGGCGGCGTCTTCGGACAACCCCGCGTTCAAGGACGCCGCCGAGACCCTGCGCGTCAAGGCCGTCGACCGGCTGACGGCGATCCTCGCCGACGCGTCGCCCGACACCGACACCCGCATGGCGAAGCGCGAGCTCGACAACCTCGTCGCCGCTCCCAAGATCGCGTCGCTGGTCGGTTCGACAGCCCCCGAGCTCGATTTTGTCTGGACCACGCGAGGCGAGTCCCTCTCCTCGCTCGCCGACCTGCGCGGCAAGGTCGTCGTCCTCGACTTCTGGGCCACCTGGTGCGGGCCCTGCGTCGCGACCTTCCCCCAGGTCCGCGACCTCGTCGCCCACTACAAGGGTTACCCCGTCGAGGTCGTCGGCGTCACCAGCGTGCAGGGCGCCACGCACTTCAAGGCCGGCGCGGAGAACGCAGAGAACCCCGAGCAGGAGTACGAGCAGATGACGCGCTACATCGACGAGCGCGACATCACCTGGACCGTCGGGTTCACCACGCAGAACGTGTTCAACCCCGACTACGGCGTGCGCGGCATCCCGCACGTGGTGATCCTCGACCCGGCTGGCAAGATCCGCCACCGCGCACTGCACCCGGCCTCTCCGCTCTCGAAGAAGGCCGCCCTCATCGACCCGATCCTCGAGGAGTTCGGCATGAGCGCCCCGGCCGCTCCCGTCGAGCCCGAGGCCGAGCCCAAGGGCGGCAACTGA
- a CDS encoding TlpA family protein disulfide reductase: protein MVVHTHRGAAGAGKGYAMRSLLAAVLLLGLSFRATANPPFELVIMEMVEAIYELEAGEIADWDAYLAGVAAIRVKAIEQIDIESLTLEQFETMLRRRLVYVKEPPLDNVDRFVAALTQRADDHSEDGAYALLLIARAEALKGGPRGAEASLRAIEHPQAAALLRNQRGGLVWLRCQWAVGARDRVRALNSIASLLDRVPDDFDPSNLSDIDALYDTLARDQDPRARELGETFRTRMLEAGRARVDALELNEKDRWWPELRLAFLEHAPARMNLLGSDAPDFDFLWWSDDDRPAQRLSDLRGEVVVLEFWSSDCGFCYDAFDKLAPIVEHYKGRPVRFVSLSERNGYVVTDYDAEEYEDTPDIRDEADATRRLINRLGHSWTFAIANELDFAPQLGVRGVPGMMILDHRGVVRGLGHDPRQPREKTLGLLDSLLAEREGDRAVAPRAASPGDDGSGGPETRPED from the coding sequence GTGGTCGTTCACACGCATCGCGGCGCCGCCGGCGCCGGGAAGGGATATGCCATGCGGAGTCTTCTCGCGGCGGTTCTGCTGCTGGGTCTCTCGTTCCGCGCGACAGCGAACCCACCCTTCGAGCTTGTCATCATGGAGATGGTGGAGGCGATCTACGAGCTCGAAGCCGGCGAGATCGCGGACTGGGACGCGTATCTGGCCGGCGTGGCCGCGATCCGCGTGAAAGCGATCGAGCAGATCGACATCGAGTCGCTGACACTCGAGCAGTTCGAGACGATGCTCCGTCGGCGGCTGGTGTATGTGAAGGAGCCGCCGCTCGACAACGTGGACCGGTTCGTCGCGGCTCTGACGCAACGCGCGGACGACCACAGCGAGGACGGCGCGTACGCGTTGCTGCTCATCGCGCGCGCCGAGGCGCTCAAAGGGGGACCGCGCGGCGCAGAGGCCTCGCTGCGAGCCATCGAACACCCCCAGGCCGCGGCGCTGCTGCGCAACCAGCGCGGTGGTCTCGTCTGGCTGCGCTGCCAGTGGGCGGTCGGCGCGCGGGACCGCGTACGGGCCCTCAACTCGATCGCGTCGCTGCTGGACCGGGTCCCAGACGACTTTGATCCGAGCAACCTCTCCGACATCGACGCCCTCTACGACACGCTCGCGCGGGACCAGGACCCGCGCGCCCGGGAGCTCGGCGAGACATTCCGCACCCGGATGCTCGAAGCGGGGCGCGCGCGAGTGGACGCCCTCGAACTCAACGAGAAGGACCGGTGGTGGCCCGAGCTGCGCCTCGCGTTCCTCGAACACGCCCCGGCGAGGATGAATCTCCTGGGATCTGATGCGCCGGACTTCGATTTCCTCTGGTGGTCCGACGATGACCGACCTGCGCAACGACTTTCCGACCTGCGAGGCGAGGTCGTCGTCCTCGAGTTCTGGTCGAGCGACTGCGGCTTCTGCTACGACGCGTTCGACAAACTCGCGCCGATCGTCGAGCACTACAAGGGCCGCCCCGTTCGCTTCGTGAGTCTGTCCGAACGGAACGGGTACGTCGTGACCGACTACGACGCTGAAGAGTACGAAGACACGCCGGATATCCGTGACGAAGCCGACGCGACCAGGCGACTGATCAATCGGCTGGGGCACTCATGGACTTTCGCGATCGCGAACGAGCTGGACTTCGCCCCACAGCTCGGAGTGCGCGGCGTGCCCGGCATGATGATCCTGGATCACCGCGGCGTGGTGCGCGGGCTCGGTCACGACCCTCGCCAGCCCAGGGAGAAAACCCTCGGCCTTCTCGACTCCCTCCTGGCGGAGCGAGAGGGCGACCGGGCGGTCGCGCCCCGCGCCGCCAGCCCGGGGGACGACGGCTCCGGGGGGCCGGAAACCCGTCCAGAGGACTGA
- the miaA gene encoding tRNA (adenosine(37)-N6)-dimethylallyltransferase MiaA, whose amino-acid sequence MTMARAIPMPVIVGPTAGGKSALGVDLALRLRDALGVPAEVVSADSIQVYRGLDIGSGKATVDEMRGVRHHLLDIRDPTDRFSVEEWLRLAEDAIADIRARGCIPVVVGGTHFYVKALLEGLFEGPSSDQALRATLAAMPPDDRYDELRRVDPLAAGRIHRNDEKRVVRALEVYRLTGRPISSFQRQWDADSVRDDAVLIGLEWPGEQINRRINARVKRMVELGFVDEVRSLRSRGLLGPTAREALGYKQIAAALDAGGSASQIDEAIERTKIETRRFAKNQRTWLRRLRTIPGSLWLDGPTLPDDARADSALAGLLHGRGIST is encoded by the coding sequence GTGACCATGGCCCGCGCCATCCCGATGCCCGTCATCGTCGGCCCGACCGCCGGCGGCAAGTCGGCGCTGGGCGTCGACCTCGCGCTGCGCCTTCGCGACGCGCTGGGGGTCCCGGCCGAGGTGGTTTCCGCCGACTCCATCCAGGTCTACCGCGGGCTCGACATCGGCTCGGGCAAGGCCACGGTGGACGAGATGCGCGGCGTCCGGCATCACCTCCTCGATATCCGCGACCCGACCGATCGCTTCAGCGTGGAGGAATGGCTGCGGCTCGCCGAAGACGCGATCGCCGACATCCGCGCACGGGGCTGCATCCCGGTCGTTGTGGGCGGGACGCATTTCTACGTCAAGGCCCTTCTTGAAGGGCTCTTCGAAGGGCCGTCGAGCGACCAGGCACTGCGCGCGACCCTGGCAGCGATGCCCCCCGACGATCGCTACGACGAACTGCGGCGCGTCGATCCGCTTGCGGCGGGGCGGATCCATCGCAACGACGAGAAGCGCGTCGTGCGCGCCCTCGAGGTCTACCGGCTCACGGGGCGGCCGATCTCTTCGTTCCAGCGCCAATGGGACGCGGACTCGGTGCGCGACGACGCGGTGCTCATCGGGCTCGAATGGCCCGGGGAGCAGATCAACCGGCGCATCAACGCGCGTGTGAAGCGGATGGTCGAGCTGGGATTCGTCGACGAGGTCCGCTCGCTGCGATCGCGTGGGCTCCTCGGCCCGACAGCGCGCGAGGCGCTTGGCTACAAGCAGATCGCCGCCGCCCTCGATGCCGGGGGCTCGGCGTCGCAGATCGACGAGGCGATCGAACGGACCAAGATCGAGACCCGCCGGTTCGCGAAGAACCAGCGGACCTGGCTCCGCCGGCTGCGCACGATCCCGGGGTCTCTCTGGCTGGACGGGCCGACCCTGCCCGACGACGCCCGGGCGGATTCGGCGCTTGCCGGGCTGCTGCACGGGCGGGGGATTTCGACATAA
- a CDS encoding tetratricopeptide repeat protein → MSDWFDAEEHVERAHEHYEAGRWAEAESELRYALSLHPDRADWHFNLGLTLDAAGKHEDALQAFRDAHDLDPAESSPMLAIGAVYLRMDKVHDAIRWFEQAARAKPDRQEAYVHLIDAYTRLERHDDAETAFYQALHCRVDQADQRPENTEDSLPSDGVHPHDLPPRRSADASVEHEALAYAHIAESLSERGQLDRAIWCLREALRLSPDLPRSHSRLADLYAETGKLERARQLYLRELRASPGDLDTLLGLGRLLVRMNRLGEASEKFRRILEIESDHPDAHFELAGLAEREGRVKEAIAGFRLVLRLDTDYPGVRRRLAGLLIKSGERDAAAALLLRDLRDAQRDIDSFGDDELDELGELLASVDRPEEASIAFRWLSLRHPQDPDALHRFGASLLLAGNRIEGSRAERRAVLLSGGAHLRAIQNLAIAAIDEGRWGRARILTQAASELDHEDAGSRRLRARLRLHSLAWAATLGLRGAMRLVRLVGRSRAG, encoded by the coding sequence ATGAGCGACTGGTTCGACGCAGAGGAGCATGTCGAACGTGCCCACGAGCACTACGAGGCCGGCCGCTGGGCCGAGGCCGAGTCGGAGCTCAGGTACGCGCTGTCGTTGCACCCCGACCGGGCGGACTGGCATTTCAACCTGGGGCTGACTCTGGACGCGGCGGGCAAGCACGAGGACGCCCTGCAGGCGTTCCGCGACGCGCACGACCTGGACCCGGCCGAGTCCTCGCCCATGCTCGCGATCGGAGCGGTCTACCTGCGCATGGACAAGGTCCACGACGCGATCCGGTGGTTCGAGCAGGCCGCCCGCGCCAAGCCCGACCGGCAGGAGGCGTATGTCCATCTGATCGATGCGTACACGCGTCTCGAGCGTCACGACGACGCCGAGACCGCGTTCTATCAGGCGCTCCACTGCCGCGTCGACCAGGCGGACCAGCGCCCGGAGAACACCGAGGACTCGCTTCCTTCCGACGGCGTTCACCCCCACGATCTCCCCCCCCGGCGCAGCGCCGACGCGAGCGTCGAGCACGAAGCGCTGGCCTACGCGCACATCGCGGAGTCGCTCTCGGAGCGCGGCCAGCTCGACCGCGCGATCTGGTGCCTGCGCGAGGCCCTTCGCCTCTCGCCCGACCTCCCGCGCTCGCACTCGCGCCTCGCCGACCTGTACGCCGAGACCGGCAAACTGGAGCGGGCGCGCCAGCTCTATCTGCGTGAGCTCCGCGCCTCGCCGGGCGATCTCGACACGCTGCTGGGGCTCGGTCGCCTGCTTGTTCGCATGAACCGGCTGGGCGAGGCGTCGGAGAAGTTCCGGCGCATCCTGGAGATCGAGTCCGACCACCCGGACGCGCACTTCGAGCTCGCGGGGCTGGCGGAGCGCGAGGGGCGAGTGAAGGAAGCCATCGCCGGGTTCCGGCTCGTGCTGCGCCTCGACACTGATTACCCCGGGGTGCGCCGAAGGCTGGCCGGGCTGCTGATCAAATCGGGCGAGCGCGACGCCGCCGCCGCCCTCCTCCTGCGCGATCTTCGCGACGCGCAGCGCGACATTGACTCCTTCGGAGACGACGAGCTGGACGAGCTGGGCGAGCTGCTCGCGAGCGTGGACCGCCCCGAGGAGGCGTCGATCGCGTTCCGCTGGCTGTCGCTGCGCCACCCGCAGGACCCCGACGCGCTGCACCGCTTCGGCGCGTCGCTGCTGCTGGCCGGCAACCGCATCGAGGGCTCGCGCGCCGAGCGGCGCGCCGTGCTTCTCTCGGGCGGCGCGCACCTCCGGGCGATCCAGAACCTCGCTATCGCGGCGATCGACGAGGGACGCTGGGGTCGCGCCCGGATCCTGACCCAGGCCGCCAGCGAGCTCGACCACGAGGACGCCGGCTCGCGCCGCCTCCGCGCGCGCCTGCGCCTGCACTCGCTCGCGTGGGCCGCGACGCTCGGGCTCCGCGGCGCCATGCGACTCGTGCGGCTTGTCGGGCGCTCACGCGCGGGCTGA